The sequence CAAACTACTACTACTTGCAGCATAAAATCCTCACAAAAAATTTATATTCGCAGCTAAATCTGAAGTCCTAAACAGCTGCTCATGCATACAGAACAGATAGGAGAAGATGGTTAGTACAAGGGAAGCAGTCATATTGGTGAAGGTTTGGACTGGTATGCAGCTATtggatactccctccgttccgaattataAGATGTTTTGAATATTTCAATATGGACTGCATACAGATTTCAATGAACAAACAAACACACTAAAACGCGCCTATATACATCCGTTTCAGAAAAAAAAGGTTAAAACATCTTATAATTGTCCATCTTAGAACATCTTTAGGAGCATGCGGTTACAATATAAGCCCAATAACTATGGCAGGGAATAGCAGATTGTCTATACTGACCTGTAATGGAAACTGGCCATTCTTCCTGGTGTTGCCATACTAGGTACGGCCCCTGTGACAATGTACTCATCATCGATTTCATCAAATCTGAGTTCCCTCAGGTCAACAGCTTGTGTCGGAACCTCGAGATTGAAGTTCTCCAGATGAGCCTGATTGCTGTTCCTCCTTCCACTTCCTCTACTGTCCCTTCCTCTCCCTCTTCTTCGGCTTCTTGGATATCTACAAAATGCCTTGCAACAAATAAAAGACCACCACTTCCTCCTAACCCTGTGGAGCACTTCATAGTCGTCTCCAGTATCATCATCCCCATACTCAATGACATAGTCTCCGAGAACGATACCATTAGGAACTTGTGCATGTATCGTGCTCAAGACATCCACGATATCAGAAGATTGCTGGAAGTTGTCCCAATCAACTTGCCTGGCAGGGTCGATTTCTGAAGGGCGTGAATCTGGATGCTTTTGCTGTGTGTGCTTCTGAAGCTCATTGAAGTTGCCAGTAAAGGAGCAgcaatcctcttcacagcatctcTTCTTCTGGTTAAGATGCAGACGAGCCTCGCTGATCACAATCCACCCGATAACATCACCTCTGCACAATGGGCAACTTGGGCGGTTGTTTGCGTGAGATGACACGATGTGGATGCTATCAAGAGGGGCCACAGCTATAGACGAGACCTTGACATTGGCAGGTAGCTCATAAGCACCTTTGAACCTCTCAAGACAGTTTGAGCGGGTCTGGTCGGTGTCGCACACAAACGGCCTGCAACCCTTCTCGTAAGACGTGCACCTCAGGAGGACTGCGTTGTGGGGGTAATCTAGGCAGATTGGGCAGGTCACATCCTCCTTCCAGCTTTTGTCAAGATGTATGTCAAGGTCAAAAGAGCTGGGCctcaccaccttcttcaccatcAGGTTTCCTGAACCCATGTCGAACTCGGTAGCAGAACTTGTGTCCCTTAACAGATGCAGCTTTTCATCACAACCTGCATGGCATCAACAAGCAAAACAGATACTAATTAGCACCGAGTTCCTCCTTTCTAAACATAGCATATATTTTCTGTCCAACATACTGTATTTAGCATTTCCATCAATACAGAACATGGTGGCTGATGAATGATGACAGTCTATGTATGGCAGAGTAAAGACATGTTCAGTACCCAATCAGTCCATGTAATCATTAATTTTTGCCATAAGCTCTTTTGATCCGCTAATGATTTGCTAAAAGCCTATTCCATTTATgctcaaaaacaaaaaaagagaatcCCGGCCCAACCCCCTAACGCAAGTGCTACTGGTTTTACTACCTTCGTCTGATTACAAACCCCCAAGAAGATCATCATAGCGCTCTGGCCAAACCCAGCCATCTATCCGACCAACCAATCAAAAATCCTAAACAGGAGAAATCCTAGCAGGAGAAATGGAAATCAGACAGCAGAATCCCCAACGCCAACGGGGCTCGATCTGGGTGTGTGCTGACCCAAAACCAACCAAAACCCCTACCCAGCCGCTTCAATCCGCATCTGGACAGGGCGCCTCACCGGCAGCGGAGGAGATCGGGACTGAGCCGACCATCAAATCAAATCACGCGACACGAGTATATTCGCCCGCCGGCCTAAACCCCTGAGCTCTAAGAATCACTCCATCCCACCAAAACGCGTCGGCAAGGGGCTAAACAAACAGCCCCAAATCCGCCCGAACGAAACCCGCGGAAGACTCGCGCCGCCCCGGCA is a genomic window of Triticum urartu cultivar G1812 unplaced genomic scaffold, Tu2.1 TuUngrouped_contig_6511, whole genome shotgun sequence containing:
- the LOC125530714 gene encoding uncharacterized protein LOC125530714 gives rise to the protein MGSGNLMVKKVVRPSSFDLDIHLDKSWKEDVTCPICLDYPHNAVLLRCTSYEKGCRPFVCDTDQTRSNCLERFKGAYELPANVKVSSIAVAPLDSIHIVSSHANNRPSCPLCRGDVIGWIVISEARLHLNQKKRCCEEDCCSFTGNFNELQKHTQQKHPDSRPSEIDPARQVDWDNFQQSSDIVDVLSTIHAQVPNGIVLGDYVIEYGDDDTGDDYEVLHRVRRKWWSFICCKAFCRYPRSRRRGRGRDSRGSGRRNSNQAHLENFNLEVPTQAVDLRELRFDEIDDEYIVTGAVPSMATPGRMASFHYRDTRYGR